CATCACTTTCGGACGCTTTGCCGTGAGCGGACGCATCCGCTTTCCCTCCCCCGCTGCGAGCACGACACATTCCATAGCTACAGCTCTGCCTGCAACATTTAAGCAGTTTTTCCCTGCTTTAAGAGAGCACGCCCGCGCAAAAGCATCGCTTTTGCCTCCTGTGGTGTTGTGCCCTCGGCAGTGATCCGGATTTTTGGTTCCGTCCCGCTTGCACGCACCATGCACCATCCATGTTCCCCCGCAATCCGGATCCCATCGGTGGGGCTTGCTGCACCAAGGGCTGTCATGACTTTTTTTGCGGTTTTGCAGGCAAAAGATACACGGAGAATCGGATACGATGGCATCTTACCGATTTCTTCTTCCACATCCCATTCCGAAGCGATCTCGCAGAAGAGGGCTGCTGCAAACGGGCCGTCAGGGCAATAGGACATGCGGGGGAAAATCCATGCACCGGAGGGCTCGCCGCCAAAATCTCCCCAGGACCGGAGTCTCTCTGAGACATATGCATCGCCGACCGGGGTGCGCCTTACATCTGCAACTTCCTCAATCATCATCGAGGCATCCGTCGTAGTGACCACCTGTTTTGCATCGAGGTATTGTGCAAATAGCATAAGCAGGTGATCTCCGGAGATATACCTCCCTTTTTTGTCCCATGCCATCATCCGGTCGGCATCCCCGTCATGTACAACAGCGCACCGCGATCCGGTCGAGCGCACCATCTCTCCAATAAAGGGAAGGTTTTTCTCCAGTGGTTCTGATGGGCGTGAAAAATGTCCCGACGGGTTGCAGTTGAGGGTGACGGTCCTGACACCGAGCAGGGGCAGGAGTTGTGGGGTGAGCATGCACCCTGCCCCGTTCCCGCAGTCAAGGACAACAGGGATCTCCTCCCGGACACTCACCTGTTTTTGGATTGCCTGTATGTGCTGCGATACTGCATCTAATGACTTCAGAGTGCCCTGGTTCTCCCAGTCAGTCCAGTGCTCACGGGCAAGCAGTGTTTCAAGGTCGTCCTGCTGCTGGCGGGTGAAGGATGATCCATCCGGGTTGAAGAGCTTGAGACCGTTGTATTCCTCGGGATTATGGGAGGCGGTGATCATGCATGCCGCGTCTGCGTCCCTTGCAGCATACGCGACCGAGGGCGTCGGGGCGATCCCGCAGTTGTATGCGGTTGCACCCGAACCCAGCAGCCCCGAGATCACGAGGTGGGAAAGGGGGGGGCTTGTCGTCCTTGTATCCATACCCACGATGATTTCATGGGACCGGGCTGCCAGTGCCGATCCGGTTTTTAACGCGATATCAAGAAGTTCCCGGTCAAAGCGCCGCCGGATTCCCGAGGACCCGAAAAGCATACAATATAATGGGAGAAATGGAAGATATCCTTATCCTTTGACCGGGCACTGTTTTCATGTGCCGTACGGGCAGAACCGCTCGATCTTTTCAAGGCTTGCGATCCCTGCAGTGGAAGGCCCCAGTAAAAGGACTGTTGCAGTCTCCCGGTATTTTGAAACGATATCTCCTGTTCCCGGCTCAATGGTGCCTTCACCATTGACAAGGATGATGTCGGCGGACCCCGGGTCCTGGACGATGAACCGGCTCATCTCATGTTCGAGGGAGGGGATTGAACCTGACAAGAACACCTTCCCCGTTCCTGTCCTCATTTTTAAGTCCTGCATACATGCAGCATGACAGGAAGCGGGGCAGGAACGGACGGCACGGGACATGCAGAGAAATGCCGTCACAACATTCAGTATAGCGCATGCCGCCCCGCGTTGTGCCGGGGAATCCAGAGGGGCGCCGAACATGAACTCCACCTTCGTGGTCGCCCTCACAGGATTAAATGTCACAAACTCCCCTGCCCTTCCTCCAAAGCATGCCTCCATGCATGCACCCTTTTCATACTGGCACGGCACGCCATCAGGATTGACCCGCAGGACGACAGGCCCATCTTCGCACCCGCTGTGAAGGAGGATATCCTGTAATTTTTTAACTGCATCAGGAACAATATCCATAGTTACTCCTCCGGTGTTGACAGCACGACACGTGCCGGCGAACCGTCTAAGCCTTTTAAGCGCAGCGGCAGAGCAACCATGTTATAATCGCCTTCGGTTACCCGGGAAAGGTCCAGCAGTTCGATGACGATGCAGCCATGCCCGAGCAGTTCACGGTGCACAGCCCCGTCGCAATGAAATGATTCGATGGAAGGGGAATCGATCCCGACGCATCGTATCCTGCTGCGGGTGACCAGTTGCGCTGCATCGACAGAAAGGCAGGGATAATCTTCGGTGAACCGGTTGGTGCCGGAGAATGATGTTTTGAGAAGGAGGCGCTCCACACCCCCGGCTCTCTCCCGGAGGTGCTCTGCGGTGATTGTGCTGCCTGCACCGCGTACATCCAGCACCCGGCACCTTCCGATCAGGTTGTCCAAAGGAATTGTATCGATCGTATCCCCGGATTTGAGATAGTGGGCAGGGGCGTCGATATGGGTGCCGGTATGCGTGCTCATGTGGAGATCGCTTACCAGGTAGTGTCCCATGTCCTGCTGTCTGAACGTGGGGGGCAGGTCACCGGGATATACCAGCATATCGTTTGCGAGCGGACGAGTTACATCAACAATTTTCATACACTTATCAGTTCTCCCAGCCATGCTCACCGATGAGCGGGACAAACCGGACCCCGCCATGGAACGACTCTGATACCCTGCCCCTGTCTTTCTCCAGCACAACCAGCTCCTGGACACCCCGCCCCCCCACCGGCGCCACGAGCCGTCCGCCATCGGCCATCTGGACGATGAGCGGTGTGGGGACCTGCGGGGTTGCTGCGGTGATGATGATGCCGTCATAGGGAGCATTATCTGGATACCCGAGCGTCCCGTCACCAACAATGATCTCGGCATTGCCAACATTAAGGGCGGCCAGATTTTTCCGCGCGAGACCGGCGACGTCCGGGATCCGTTCGACCGTTGTCACCTTTCGTACCAGTGCGGCAAGTACCGCAGCCTGGTACCCGCTCCCTGCACCGATCTCGAGCACATTATCCTGTGCTGCCGGCCGGATCAGGGCTGTCATCAGCGCAACGATGTATGGCTGGGAGATGGTCTGCCCGTTGCCGATGGGGAGCGGGCAGTCGTCATATGCCGCACGGTCATACGGCGGGGGAATGAATATATGACGGGGGATCTCCCTCATTGCTGCAAGCACGCGGGGTTCGCGGATACCCCGGGCTTCGATCTGGTGTTCCACCATCCGCCTGCGTTCATCATCCCGCCCGAATTGAGCCATTCCAGCCTTTTTTAAAACCCGGATTTTTCTGCCACATCAATCGACGCGTCGATCTGTTTCTGGAGTGCGTCAGGAAGCCCGATGATCTTGACATCGAGGAAGCCACGGATAATGGTTGCGGTGGCTTCGTCTTCGTCAAGGCCCCGGGACATCAGGTACTCGATCTCGTCCCGTGCAAGCTTGCCCACGGCAGCTTCATGGGAGAGCTCGGTTCCGACAACGTTACCCTCAATCTCCGGGACCGCATAGATCCTGCCGTCCTGCAGGATCAGCCCTTTGCATTCGAGATGCCCGCGGGTGCCTGCTGTCTTGCCAAGAATATGCCCGCGGGAGATGATAGTGCCGCCTTTTGTTATAGCACGCGTGATGAGTTCGGCACTTGCACCTTTTCCCTCAAGGATCGCACGGGAGCCGATGTCAAAGAACGATGTTTTGGACGCGATCACGATGCTTGAGAACCGTGCGACGGAGTTCTCTCCCACGAGATTTGCCGTGGGATACATCTGCACCTTCTTTACCGGTTGCATGGAAACATAGTTGGAGAGGAATACCCCGTTCTCTTCAACAACGGAAGCGCTTCGCGGGAAGACTTCGATATCCTCTGACCAGTTGTGGATCATCGTGAAACTGATCTTGGCGTTCTTTTTTACATAGAATTCCGATATGCCATAGTGCGCCCCGCCTTTACCCACATGTGCCCCGCTCGTGCAGCCGGAGATGATATGGAGCTCGGCATCCTCCTCTGCGATGATGATATTATGGACATGCTGGATCTGTTCGCGCCCGAGATACAGGCATGCCTGGATGGGCAGTATGTTGTTTGAGCCTTTATGCGCGATGATCACGTAACCTTTTGGATCTTTTTGTGCAGCAACATACTTCGTGATATCGTCTTTCTCCGGTGGCACGACCTTCCAGTTGTAGTCCTTCAACCAGTCGTACTTTTCCATCGCTTTTTTATATGAAAGGACTTCAATTCCCTCCTGTTCGCATTCAGCATGGACGATGTCCTGGTCCATCTGGAGGTAGCTCCCGCACCGGTTTTTCATGGCAAGGTCAATACCCGACTGTGCAAGCCGTTCCTGATCGACTTTGGAGAGAGGGGTTGGGATCAGTTCTGGCGGCATTCAAGGCACTCCTTGTATCCATGCTGCTTGATGTCTTTTAAGATTTCGCGGGGATTGCCCCGGCACTTGATCATGCCCTCACACATCACATGCCCCTTATCGGTTTCGAGATAGTCGAGGATATACCCGGTATGGGTGATCACGAGCCCGCTCTTCTGGCGTTTGATGACATGTTTCTCCTTCTCAAGGAGCGAGCCGATCGCAGACCCGATCAGCGAGATATTTTCAAGGTCGACCCCGCTCTCCGGCTCATCGAGCATAACAAAGTCCGGGTTCTGGATCATCAGCTGAAGTACTTCGCTGCGCTTGATCTCCCCCCCGGAAAACCCTTTGTTGATGTCGCGTTCCAAAAATTTATCCATATGAACAGATGCCGCGAGCCCGGGAATATCTTCTTTTTTCGTCTTGGAAATTGCGGTGAGGAGCTTGCCAAGTCTGAGCCCGGAGATCGTGGGAGGGCGCTGGAAGAGCATGCCGATACCCCGTTGCGCCCGCTCGTGGGCCCGCATCTTTGTCACGTCCTCGCCTTTAAAAAGTATCTTTCCTTTCGTTATCGTATAACTGGAAAATCCCATGAGGGTCATGAGCAGCGTGGTCTTTCCCGACCCGTTGGGGCCCAGCAGCACATGGGTCTCACCCTCCCCGATATGCAGGTTTATGTCGTGCAGCACCTCTTTTTCGCCGATATTTACGTGAAGGTCTTCGATATACAGCATACAATAATCGTAGATTGTTTGTCGATTGCTGCATTAAACGCTTTTCACCCTGCCATCCCACTGGATCGCGGGGTATATCGTCACCATTTAACTAATCCTGTGCAATAGTACAGATAAAAACGTAAAACTGGTGCGTCAGTGCGTCCGGAGAAAGTGCAGGATAAAACGGGCAAGGCAAGGGTCCGGAAGGGCTCACAGGGTGCCAAGCAGCAGGTGTTGTCCCATGAACCTGCAGAGCTCAAAAAATTTACAAACCGGATTATCTGCGGGAATGCACAGCAGGTGCTTGCCCGGCTCCCTGCCAGGAGTATCGATCTTATCATCACATCCCCGCCCTACAATTTCGGGCATGCCTATGCACAGGACTCACGGAATGATACCTGTGCATGGAATGAATATTTTGCCCAGCTCCTTATGGTATGGCAGGAGTGCGAACGGGTATTGAAACCCGGCGGGCGGATAGCCGTGAACGTCCAGCCGCTTTTTTCTGATTACATCCCCACGCACCACATCATCTCGTCCCAGCTCCAGGGCCTCGGATTGTTATGGAAGGCGGAATTTGTCTGGGAGAAGAACAACTACAATGCAAAATATACAGCGTGGGGGAGCTGGAAGTCGCCATCGATGCCCTATATCAAGTACACATGGGAGTTTATCGAGGTCTTTGACAAGGAGACGCACAAGAAGGGCGGCAGGAGGGAGGATATCGATATCACCGCTGACGAGTTCAAGGAATGGGTGATCGGGAAATGGTCATTCCCGCCGGAGATCAGGATGAAGGACTATGGTCACCCCGCGATGTTTCCCGAAGAACTGCCAAGGCGGCTGATGAAACTCTTCTCGTATAAAAACGACATCGTGCTTGACCCGTTCAACGGGGCAGGGACGACCACACTTGTCGCAGGGAAGCTCGGGCGCCGGTTCATCGGGATCGATATCTCCCGGCAGTACTGCAATACCGCACTTCAGCGCCTCGGAGTGGTATCAAAAGGACATGAGCCATCCGATGACTCTCCCCGGCCGGCGATCCTTGAGCTTGACGGCACGGGCAGTCGCAGCTGATCTGTCAGGCAGCTTTCAGAGCCCCACGGCATGACTCCTTACCCACGCATATGTCCCCACCCGGTCGTACTGGTGTTCGACGATGTAATTATGCACCAGGGCATTCTGTTGTAACCTCCCTGCCAGGGCATTGTAGATCGGGACGCGGAGGTTGTAGGTTTTGATATTGCCGGTGGCTTTGAGGGATTGCAGCTCGTTTTTTAAAGATTCTGCCTGCCCGGAGAGCTCAACGAACCTTTTGTCCGTCAGGATGTAGGTATCATGCAAAAACCGGGTCTGGTCGCAGGCCCCGTAGGCCTTTGACCCGTTGCCAAGCGGGATCACGAGGGGGTCGTCAGGCGTGAGCACGACCCCGCCTGCCAGTCCATCTGGCGGGACACCGACAAAGGAGAAATTGGTGGTTTCGATATAGGCATAACCCGTGCCTTTGTAGTCTGTACCTGTGCAGGCAATGCCGACTGCCATATGGGACTGGTCAGGAAACGAGAGCAGGGCGACACGGTATCCTTCACGCGACAGGAGACCGGCGAGAAGGAGGCTCTTGTCATCGCAGTCACCGGATTTATCGGTGAAGGTCTCGATGGGAAACTTGACCGGGTTTTCGGCGAAAGTCTCATAGCGTATCGACTGGACAAAGACCGATAATAGTTCAACGTATTCATCATCAGTCAGTTCGCTCTGCTGCCGGATCCCCCGGAACCTGGCGAGCAGCTCCTGGTAAAACTCTTCCTGGTTGGGGTCACTTACCATGGACAGGTACGTCCGGGACGACCACTCCTGTTTTGATACGTTCCCATAAACCGTCACTTCCTTGTCTGCCGCTTTTGCACCTGCATAGACCGAGCCGTTCACCGGCATCGTGAAGGTGATTGTGGAGCGTTCAAAGGGGTAGGTATAAACCGGGGCAGCGGGCGACGGTGCGTTTTGCACCGGGGTGATCCGGGGAACAATTACGTTTTCACGGTTTAGAAGGGGGTTAATACACCCGGCAGACACTACAAGGCAGAGCACCACCAGCACCACACAGGCAGCAGTCATGTACAGGCTGAAAAAATTCAGGCATCGGATTAATCTTCGGTTCATAAGAGATCCCTGATGTCTGCAATCGAGCCGATGACATAGTCCGGCCTGACCGGCGCATTAAGAAGCGCCCCCTCGTTAAATTTTCCTGTCCTTACAAGGACCGTTTTCATGCCAATTGCGCGTGCGCCCGCAATATCAGTCAGGATGTCATCGCCGATCATTGCTGCCTCGCAGGGATCAAGACCGATGTCACGGAGCGCCATTTCAAAGAATACCGGTGATGGTTTGCCCATGACGGTTGCAGTTTTTCCGGTCGCATATTCGAGCGCAGCAACAAACGGGCCGGCGGAGAGCATCAGGCCATCGGGGGACATCCAGTACCGGTCTTTTTCAAGTGCAATGATCTCTGCCCCGGCATTTACTGCACGGAACGCCGCATTGAGGCGCTCATAGGAGATCGCATCTCCGGCGTCTCCGACTACAACGTAATCGATGGCGCCCTCCCCGTGTATGTCGCAGGAATTCTCAAAATCCTTATGGACATCGCCTGTCGTGATGAGCATGCAGCGGTGCTTTCCAAGAGCATTCATCCGGGCAATCGCGGCAAACGGCGGCGTAAAAATTGAGGGCTCCGGGATATCAAAACCAAGACGGGCGAGCCGGCCGGATATGGTCTTTTTACAGGATCGTGTTGTGTTGGAGACAAACCTGAACCGGTATTTCCTCTCCGCCAGCAGTCCGATTGCCATGCGTGCCCCGTCGATTACCTGCTCCCCCGTATAGAGGACCCCGTCGAGATCGATGAGAAATCCTTTGACATCCATGCCGGTGACCATTTTATGATCAGGACCCCTTTTTTCCAATGTGAATGTTCGTTGTGTTGTTGTTTGCACCGGAGGCGTATTTAGCGTTGCTTCACTTTCACGCCACGCAGCGGGTGTTTAAACCGCATGTCCCGAACCGGTATTCTGACAATGGCAGCTGTTCATGCCCAGTCCCGGATGGGAGCCCATTGGCAGCAGCGTATGGAGGCGCTGCGGGAGTACGAGGTCATCCGCGACGGGAATATATCAGGGACAAGTCTTTATGGCCGGTATCTCCTCTCTTCTGAATATAACCGGGCCCGGGAGCACCTTGCCCTTCTGTTGAAGACATTCGAGGGGGTCCCGCTATCAAAAGTTTTTGCCGGCAGGGAGCTGGAAAATGAGGAGGGAGTATGTTTCTTGCTTGAGAGCCTGCACCCACTCCCCCCCAAGTCAGTTGATATTGAAAGATTCAGGTCAGCGATCGTTGCGGATCTCACCCTTGTCCACGGGATCGGGGAAGCGAATCAGCGCCGGTTAAAAGCGCGGGGGTACCAGACCCTTTATGACCTTGCACAGACACCAAAGTTCCGGGTGCCGGCCCTGCAGGTGATCGACCATCTGGACGGCGGCAATTCTGAAGAATTGATCAGCCTTATCGGGAGAAGGCATGCGCGGTCCCACCCGCTCGTCCTCGGCGCGGCCTCGTACCATGAGCCGGAGGATTACGTGTTTCTTGATATCGAGACGCTCGGTCTCTTTTCCCGCCCGATCATCCTTTTTGGCATCGGGGTGCTGGAGAAAGGGCAGCTGGTTGTCCGCCAGTACCTGTTGCGCGGTATCGATGAGGAGCAGGCAGCCCTTGCGGCAGCATGCGATCACCTGTCTGGTGAACAGCCGGCCCTTGTAACATTCAACGGGAAATCCTTTGATCTCCCCTACATGCAGG
Above is a genomic segment from Methanoregula sp. containing:
- a CDS encoding phosphopentomutase/phosphoglucosamine mutase — its product is MLFGSSGIRRRFDRELLDIALKTGSALAARSHEIIVGMDTRTTSPPLSHLVISGLLGSGATAYNCGIAPTPSVAYAARDADAACMITASHNPEEYNGLKLFNPDGSSFTRQQQDDLETLLAREHWTDWENQGTLKSLDAVSQHIQAIQKQVSVREEIPVVLDCGNGAGCMLTPQLLPLLGVRTVTLNCNPSGHFSRPSEPLEKNLPFIGEMVRSTGSRCAVVHDGDADRMMAWDKKGRYISGDHLLMLFAQYLDAKQVVTTTDASMMIEEVADVRRTPVGDAYVSERLRSWGDFGGEPSGAWIFPRMSYCPDGPFAAALFCEIASEWDVEEEIGKMPSYPILRVSFACKTAKKVMTALGAASPTDGIRIAGEHGWCMVRASGTEPKIRITAEGTTPQEAKAMLLRGRALLKQGKTA
- a CDS encoding cyclase family protein, producing the protein MKIVDVTRPLANDMLVYPGDLPPTFRQQDMGHYLVSDLHMSTHTGTHIDAPAHYLKSGDTIDTIPLDNLIGRCRVLDVRGAGSTITAEHLRERAGGVERLLLKTSFSGTNRFTEDYPCLSVDAAQLVTRSRIRCVGIDSPSIESFHCDGAVHRELLGHGCIVIELLDLSRVTEGDYNMVALPLRLKGLDGSPARVVLSTPEE
- a CDS encoding protein-L-isoaspartate(D-aspartate) O-methyltransferase — its product is MAQFGRDDERRRMVEHQIEARGIREPRVLAAMREIPRHIFIPPPYDRAAYDDCPLPIGNGQTISQPYIVALMTALIRPAAQDNVLEIGAGSGYQAAVLAALVRKVTTVERIPDVAGLARKNLAALNVGNAEIIVGDGTLGYPDNAPYDGIIITAATPQVPTPLIVQMADGGRLVAPVGGRGVQELVVLEKDRGRVSESFHGGVRFVPLIGEHGWEN
- a CDS encoding SufD family Fe-S cluster assembly protein; protein product: MPPELIPTPLSKVDQERLAQSGIDLAMKNRCGSYLQMDQDIVHAECEQEGIEVLSYKKAMEKYDWLKDYNWKVVPPEKDDITKYVAAQKDPKGYVIIAHKGSNNILPIQACLYLGREQIQHVHNIIIAEEDAELHIISGCTSGAHVGKGGAHYGISEFYVKKNAKISFTMIHNWSEDIEVFPRSASVVEENGVFLSNYVSMQPVKKVQMYPTANLVGENSVARFSSIVIASKTSFFDIGSRAILEGKGASAELITRAITKGGTIISRGHILGKTAGTRGHLECKGLILQDGRIYAVPEIEGNVVGTELSHEAAVGKLARDEIEYLMSRGLDEDEATATIIRGFLDVKIIGLPDALQKQIDASIDVAEKSGF
- a CDS encoding ABC transporter ATP-binding protein gives rise to the protein MLYIEDLHVNIGEKEVLHDINLHIGEGETHVLLGPNGSGKTTLLMTLMGFSSYTITKGKILFKGEDVTKMRAHERAQRGIGMLFQRPPTISGLRLGKLLTAISKTKKEDIPGLAASVHMDKFLERDINKGFSGGEIKRSEVLQLMIQNPDFVMLDEPESGVDLENISLIGSAIGSLLEKEKHVIKRQKSGLVITHTGYILDYLETDKGHVMCEGMIKCRGNPREILKDIKQHGYKECLECRQN
- a CDS encoding site-specific DNA-methyltransferase; translated protein: MRPEKVQDKTGKARVRKGSQGAKQQVLSHEPAELKKFTNRIICGNAQQVLARLPARSIDLIITSPPYNFGHAYAQDSRNDTCAWNEYFAQLLMVWQECERVLKPGGRIAVNVQPLFSDYIPTHHIISSQLQGLGLLWKAEFVWEKNNYNAKYTAWGSWKSPSMPYIKYTWEFIEVFDKETHKKGGRREDIDITADEFKEWVIGKWSFPPEIRMKDYGHPAMFPEELPRRLMKLFSYKNDIVLDPFNGAGTTTLVAGKLGRRFIGIDISRQYCNTALQRLGVVSKGHEPSDDSPRPAILELDGTGSRS
- a CDS encoding TIGR01458 family HAD-type hydrolase, yielding MVTGMDVKGFLIDLDGVLYTGEQVIDGARMAIGLLAERKYRFRFVSNTTRSCKKTISGRLARLGFDIPEPSIFTPPFAAIARMNALGKHRCMLITTGDVHKDFENSCDIHGEGAIDYVVVGDAGDAISYERLNAAFRAVNAGAEIIALEKDRYWMSPDGLMLSAGPFVAALEYATGKTATVMGKPSPVFFEMALRDIGLDPCEAAMIGDDILTDIAGARAIGMKTVLVRTGKFNEGALLNAPVRPDYVIGSIADIRDLL
- a CDS encoding ribonuclease H-like domain-containing protein, which gives rise to MSRTGILTMAAVHAQSRMGAHWQQRMEALREYEVIRDGNISGTSLYGRYLLSSEYNRAREHLALLLKTFEGVPLSKVFAGRELENEEGVCFLLESLHPLPPKSVDIERFRSAIVADLTLVHGIGEANQRRLKARGYQTLYDLAQTPKFRVPALQVIDHLDGGNSEELISLIGRRHARSHPLVLGAASYHEPEDYVFLDIETLGLFSRPIILFGIGVLEKGQLVVRQYLLRGIDEEQAALAAACDHLSGEQPALVTFNGKSFDLPYMQDRLAYYGMGSASRLPHFDVLFFSRRRWRDQFSSLRLSVLEKEILGIRREEDIPGQMVPEFYEKYLQTQNCGPLVPIVEHNKQDVVSLAMLFFRLLEDYDGCC